Proteins encoded within one genomic window of Candidatus Rokuibacteriota bacterium:
- the rpoC gene encoding DNA-directed RNA polymerase subunit beta', with protein sequence MTFGAIRIKLAAPQKIRDWSHGEVKKPETINYRTFKPERDGLFCARIFGPTKDYECACGKYKRMKFAGVICDKCGVEVTRARVRRERMGHIELASPVSHVWFFKGLPSRIGQLLDMSLRELEKILYFEEYVVLEPGKVPGLKKKDLVAVDKTRKLQDEHGHDAFTVGMGAEAIRELLRAIDMDLLARELRTQMGVETSVQKRKKIVKRLKVVEAFLKSGNQPEWMILEVLPVIPPELRPLVPLDGGRFATSDLNDLYRRVINRNNRLKRLMELRAPEIIIRNEKRMLQEAVDALFDNGRRGRVITGPNNRPLKSLSDTLKGKQGRFRQNLLGKRVDYSGRSVIVVGPYLKLHQCGLPKKMALELFKPFILRKLEERGIASSIKAAKKFVEKERPEVWDILEEVITEHPVLLNRAPTLHRLGIQAFEPILVEGKAIEIHPLVCTAFNADFDGDQMAVHIPLSMEAQMEAQVLMLSANNILSPSNGAPVAIPTQDIVFGIYYLSKERAGVKGEGRLFADPEEVRIAYDNEDVDLQARIRLRYNGAVINTTVGRTLLNDVVPEPLRFVNKELKKKEIGALIADCYNRLGNEATVAFLDDLKDIGFRYATLSGLSIGIQDMHIPAAKGELIERARKQVNEVEQQYQDGVITNGERYNKVVDIWAHTTDQIADAMFRELEGGAQGGEFNPIYMMADSGARGSKQQIRQLAGMRGLMAKPSGEIIETPITSNFREGLTVLEYFTSTHGARKGLADTALKTADSGYLTRRLVDVSQDVIVSEYDCGTVKYIDAAPLVEGGDIIQSLRDRVLGRVAAEDIRDPFTGEIIVQAGTEIAEELAQRIEDSGLERVRIRSALTCESKRGICVMCYGRNLGTGRLAEFGEAVGIIAAQSIGEPGTQLTMRTFHIGGTASRVVEASKHDAKHAGIVKYHNIRSVVNRDGDIVVLNRNGEIVVVDERGREKERYPVVPGARIKIKDDGKVTLGKLLVEWDPFTTPILTEVSGTVTYRDVVDGVTIREEFDEVTGLARRVIIEDQEGKLQPRVSVKAPTGGDNSPDSESAGETRGRYMLPVGAHLLVADGVEVHQGDIISKIPRETTKTKDITGGLPRVAELFEARKPKEQAVITEIDGAVEFAGFVKGMRKIIIRADDGETKEYLIPRGKHISVHEGDRVRAGETLMDGSPNPHDYLAVLGDRELQRYLVNEVQEVYRLQGVTINDKHIEIIVRQMLRRVRIEEVGGTDFVVGELVDKFVFQDENDKANAAGKPAATAKPVLLGITKASLSTDSFISAASFQETTRVLTEAAISGKQDDLRGLKENVIVGRLIPAGTGLGHYTRAEVLSQGGEEAAVAVEEAPAEAAADSAEGDGGEEIAQAG encoded by the coding sequence ATGACCTTCGGCGCGATCCGCATCAAGCTGGCCGCGCCGCAGAAGATCCGCGACTGGTCGCACGGCGAGGTCAAGAAGCCGGAAACGATCAACTATCGGACCTTCAAGCCCGAGCGCGACGGCTTGTTCTGCGCCCGCATCTTCGGGCCGACAAAGGACTACGAGTGCGCCTGCGGCAAGTACAAGCGCATGAAGTTCGCCGGCGTGATCTGCGACAAGTGCGGCGTCGAGGTGACGCGCGCCCGGGTGCGCCGCGAGCGCATGGGACACATCGAGCTCGCGTCGCCCGTCTCGCATGTGTGGTTCTTCAAGGGCCTGCCCTCGCGGATCGGCCAGCTGCTGGACATGTCGCTGCGCGAGCTCGAGAAGATCCTGTACTTCGAGGAGTACGTCGTCCTCGAGCCCGGCAAGGTGCCGGGGCTGAAGAAGAAGGATCTGGTGGCGGTGGACAAGACCCGCAAGCTCCAGGACGAGCACGGCCACGACGCCTTCACGGTCGGCATGGGCGCTGAGGCGATCCGAGAGCTGCTGCGCGCCATAGACATGGACCTGCTCGCGCGCGAGCTGCGCACCCAGATGGGCGTCGAGACCTCCGTGCAGAAGCGGAAGAAGATCGTCAAGCGCCTGAAGGTCGTCGAGGCCTTCCTCAAGTCCGGCAACCAGCCCGAGTGGATGATCCTCGAGGTGCTGCCGGTGATCCCGCCCGAGCTGCGCCCGCTGGTGCCGCTGGACGGCGGCCGCTTCGCGACCTCGGACCTCAACGACCTCTACCGCCGCGTCATCAACCGCAACAACCGGCTGAAGCGGCTCATGGAGCTGCGGGCCCCGGAGATTATCATCCGCAACGAGAAGCGGATGCTGCAGGAGGCCGTCGACGCGCTGTTCGACAACGGCCGCCGCGGCCGCGTCATCACAGGCCCCAACAACCGACCGCTCAAGTCGCTGTCGGACACGCTCAAGGGCAAGCAGGGACGTTTCCGGCAGAACCTGCTCGGCAAGCGCGTGGACTACTCCGGCCGTTCGGTCATCGTCGTCGGCCCGTACCTGAAGCTCCACCAGTGCGGCCTGCCGAAGAAGATGGCGCTCGAGCTCTTCAAGCCCTTCATCCTCCGAAAGCTCGAGGAGCGCGGCATCGCCTCGTCCATCAAGGCCGCCAAGAAGTTCGTCGAGAAGGAGCGGCCGGAAGTGTGGGACATCCTCGAGGAGGTCATCACGGAGCACCCGGTGCTCTTGAACCGCGCGCCGACGCTCCACCGTCTCGGCATCCAGGCCTTCGAGCCCATCCTGGTCGAGGGCAAGGCCATCGAGATCCACCCCCTGGTCTGCACCGCGTTCAACGCCGACTTCGACGGCGACCAGATGGCCGTGCACATTCCGCTCTCCATGGAGGCGCAGATGGAGGCGCAGGTGCTGATGCTGTCGGCCAACAACATCCTGTCGCCCTCGAACGGCGCCCCCGTGGCCATCCCGACGCAGGACATAGTCTTCGGCATCTACTACCTGTCCAAGGAGCGGGCGGGCGTCAAGGGCGAGGGGCGGCTCTTCGCCGACCCGGAAGAGGTCCGCATCGCCTACGACAACGAGGACGTGGATCTGCAGGCGAGGATCCGGCTCCGGTACAATGGCGCAGTCATCAACACGACAGTCGGGCGTACGCTGCTCAACGACGTTGTGCCCGAGCCGCTGCGCTTCGTGAACAAGGAGCTCAAGAAGAAGGAGATCGGCGCGCTCATCGCCGACTGCTACAACCGGCTCGGCAACGAGGCGACGGTCGCCTTCCTGGACGACCTGAAGGACATCGGTTTTCGCTATGCGACGCTGTCGGGTCTCTCGATCGGCATCCAGGACATGCACATTCCCGCGGCGAAGGGCGAGCTGATCGAGCGCGCCCGCAAGCAGGTCAACGAGGTCGAGCAGCAGTACCAGGACGGCGTCATCACCAACGGTGAGCGCTACAACAAAGTCGTCGACATCTGGGCGCACACGACGGATCAGATCGCCGACGCCATGTTCCGCGAGCTCGAGGGCGGCGCGCAGGGCGGCGAGTTCAACCCCATCTACATGATGGCCGACTCGGGCGCCCGCGGCTCGAAGCAGCAGATTCGGCAGCTGGCCGGCATGCGCGGCCTCATGGCCAAGCCGTCAGGCGAGATCATCGAGACGCCGATCACGTCCAACTTCCGCGAAGGCCTGACCGTGCTCGAGTACTTCACCTCCACGCACGGCGCCCGAAAGGGCCTCGCCGACACCGCGCTGAAGACGGCCGACTCCGGCTATCTGACGCGGCGGCTCGTGGACGTCTCCCAGGACGTCATCGTCTCCGAGTACGACTGCGGCACGGTCAAGTACATCGACGCGGCGCCGCTGGTCGAAGGCGGCGACATCATCCAGTCCCTGCGCGACCGCGTGCTGGGGCGCGTGGCCGCCGAGGACATCCGCGACCCGTTCACGGGCGAGATCATCGTCCAGGCGGGTACCGAGATCGCCGAGGAGCTGGCCCAGAGGATCGAGGACTCGGGCCTCGAGCGCGTGCGTATCCGCTCGGCGCTGACCTGCGAGTCGAAGCGCGGCATCTGCGTCATGTGCTACGGGCGCAACCTGGGCACGGGCCGCCTGGCCGAGTTCGGCGAAGCGGTGGGCATCATCGCCGCCCAGTCGATCGGCGAGCCCGGCACCCAGCTGACCATGCGGACCTTCCACATCGGCGGCACGGCGAGCCGCGTGGTCGAGGCCTCCAAGCACGACGCCAAGCACGCGGGCATCGTGAAGTACCACAACATCCGCTCCGTCGTGAACCGCGACGGGGACATCGTCGTGCTCAACCGTAACGGCGAGATCGTCGTGGTGGACGAGCGGGGCCGTGAGAAGGAGCGGTACCCCGTCGTGCCGGGCGCGCGCATCAAGATCAAGGACGACGGCAAGGTGACTCTCGGCAAACTGCTCGTCGAGTGGGATCCGTTCACAACGCCGATCCTGACCGAGGTCAGCGGCACGGTCACGTACCGCGACGTAGTGGACGGGGTCACGATCCGGGAGGAGTTCGATGAGGTCACGGGCCTGGCCCGGCGCGTGATCATCGAGGACCAGGAGGGCAAGCTTCAGCCCCGGGTGTCGGTCAAGGCGCCGACCGGCGGGGACAACTCGCCCGACAGCGAGTCGGCCGGCGAGACGCGCGGCCGCTACATGCTGCCGGTGGGTGCCCACCTGCTCGTGGCCGACGGTGTGGAGGTGCACCAGGGCGACATCATCTCGAAGATCCCGCGCGAGACCACGAAGACCAAGGACATCACCGGCGGTCTGCCGCGGGTGGCCGAGCTCTTCGAGGCGCGCAAGCCGAAGGAGCAGGCGGTCATCACCGAGATTGACGGCGCGGTCGAGTTCGCCGGCTTCGTCAAGGGCATGCGCAAGATCATCATCCGCGCCGACGACGGCGAGACCAAGGAGTACCTGATCCCGCGCGGCAAGCACATCTCTGTCCACGAGGGCGACCGGGTCAGGGCGGGCGAGACGCTGATGGACGGCTCCCCGAACCCGCACGACTACCTGGCGGTCCTGGGCGACCGGGAGCTGCAGCGCTACCTCGTGAACGAGGTGCAGGAGGTCTACCGGCTGCAGGGCGTGACCATCAACGACAAACACATCGAGATCATCGTGCGCCAGATGCTGCGCCGGGTTCGCATCGAGGAGGTCGGCGGCACCGACTTCGTCGTGGGGGAGCTGGTGGACAAGTTCGTCTTCCAGGACGAGAACGACAAGGCCAACGCGGCCGGCAAGCCGGCCGCCACGGCCAAGCCCGTGCTCCTCGGGATCACCAAGGCGTCGCTCTCGACCGACAGCTTCATCTCGGCGGCGTCGTTCCAGGAGACCACCCGAGTGCTGACGGAAGCCGCCATCAGCGGCAAGCAGGATGACCTGCGCGGCCTCAAGGAGAACGTCATCGTCGGCCGGCTGATCCCGGCCGGCACGGGGCTCGGCCACTACACACGGGCCGAAGTGCTCAGCCAGGGCGGCGAGGAGGCCGCGGTGGCCGTCGAGGAGGCCCCTGCCGAGGCGGCGGCCGACTCAGCCGAGGGCGACGGCGGCGAGGAGATTGCCCAGGCAGGCTAG